One stretch of Toxoplasma gondii ME49 chromosome XI, whole genome shotgun sequence DNA includes these proteins:
- a CDS encoding hypothetical protein (encoded by transcript TGME49_307270): protein MLVLLPHMEQAPKTGLSIHFDPAHRVLLVLLQQVANALGLKEAFLLVSTLSAVARRLVSQQIRTIWKAFLTDSAAVHILGRHFALCRFPSAVSVS, encoded by the exons ATGTTGGTTCTTCTACCACACATGGAACAAGCGCCAAAAACGGGCCTCAGCATTCACTTCGATCCTGCGCACCGTGTCCTGCTTGTATTACTGCAGCAAGTCGCGAAT GCTCTCGGATTAAAGGAAGCATTCCTGCTCGTGAGTACTCTTTCTGCTGTGGCCAGGCGTCTAGTCTCTCAGCAGATTCGAACGATATGGAAAGCCTTTCTTACTGATTCAGCCGCTGTGCATATCTTGGGAAGACATTTCGCTCTGTGCCGATTTCCGTCAGCTGTTTCCGTCTCATAG